TTGGGAGCTCCAAACCACGCCATCGAATTCGCATTGTCTTCTCTCTCCGGTACTCAGGGCTAACTCAAAGCAGACTTCTAAAACACACCAACGCAGCAGATCAAACGCGGCGCTTTTTAGGTGGACGACAGCCGTTGTGCGGCAGCGGAGTCACATCTTCGATGGAACGTACAGTAATGCCGGAAGACTGAAGACCAGTGATCGCACTTTCACGACCTGAGCCTGGGCCTTTCACGCGAATTTCAATTTCTTTCACACCGAACTTCGCAGCTCGCTCAGCAACCGTCTCAGATGCCCGTTGAGCCGCAAACGGCGTGCTTTTTCTGCTACCCTTGAAGCCCACAGTACCGGCGGTTGCCCAACAAAGCACATCGCCGTTAATGTCAGTCATTGTCACAATCGTGTTGTTGAATGTCGCCTTAATAAATGCAACACCCTTCGTCACGTTACGACGAACTCTTTTTTTAGTCTTACCCTTAGCCACGCGTATCGCCTCAAACTACATACAAAGAATGATCCAGACTCAACAATCTCAAGCACCTGATGTTTAGTGCTTCATATCCTTCACACCCTTCTTACCAGCAACTGTCTTCTTACGACCCTTCCTTGTACGGGCATTAGTTTTCGTCCGCTGACCGCGAACTGGCAGCCCACGGCGATGTCGCAGTCCGCGGTAACACTGAATTTCACGCAACCGGCCAATGTCCTGCTGGACTTTTCGCCGTAGCGGACCTTCCACCGTGTAGTTTTTGTCGAGGTGGTTGGTGATCCGGCTGACGTCGTCTTCGGAAAGATCGCTGGCACGTGTCTGAGGATCGATCCCCAGTTCGTAGCAGATATTGACAGCCAACACGCGGCCCACACCAAAAAGGTAGGTCAACGCAATGTACGTTGGCTTGTTGTTCGGGATGTCCACACCGAGAACACGAGGCATCGAAACTCACTCCAAAGAGGCGACTGCCTCAGAAAACTTGAGTTGTCTGGCCTTTCGGCTCTCACAGCAACTCAAAAATTTTGACTCAACTACGACATCTTCTTATGAATATGCGTAGGCTTAACCGATCAATCAACCCTGACGCTGCTTATGGCGAGGATTGGCTGAACAAATCACATATGCGCGACCGCGACGACGTACTGTCTTACAGTGTTCGCAGATTCGCTTGACGCTTGATCGAACTTTCATCGCGTATACTCCCGACAAACAAACAGAGCCGAAACGGCCTGATCTAATCTTCAGTGTCCAACAAGCCAGAATAGTTCCGCATCACCAAATGCGAATCGATCTTCTGGACCAGGTCCAATGCCACAGAAACAATAATCAACAGCCCCGTGCCACCGAAGAAGCTCGCAATGGCGTAATCGCCGGTCAGAGTCGTGGAGATAACTGTCGGAAAAACCGCAATCACTGCCAAAAACGCGGCACCGACGTAAGTGATTCTCATCATCACCTGCTCAAGATGCGACGCCGTACGACCACCGGGACGATAACCTGGAATGAAGCTTCCGCTGTCTTTCAGGTTCTCAGACATGTCCTTGGGGTTGAATGTGATTGCTGTCCAGAAGTAGCAGAAAAAGTAAATCAGAATGACGTAAAACAGGTTGTAAACAAATCCCTGTCCGGGATTGAATGCCTGCTTTAACTGGTCGAGCACGGCATTTCCATGCCAAATCGCCGCCAACTGGTTGAATATGAAAAATGGCAACAACAGTAAGCTGGACGCGAAAATGATGGGCATCACGCCGGCCTGGTTGACTCGCAACGGCAGCCACTGTCGCTGCCCGCCCATAACCTTGCGACCACGGACGTGCTTAGCGCTTTGAATTGGAATCTTACGTTGTCCCTGAGTGATGTAAACAACACCCCAAATTACTGCAACAAACAGAACCGCGAGCACCAACAGGATTTCAACGCCCTGCCCGCCGCCGAGCTGCAATCCGCCATCCAGAAACCGAGTCAAGAATCCGCCAGCGGTGCCCGGCATTTGAGCCAGAATACCCGCCATAATCAGTAAGCTGATTCCGTTACCGATTCCATAGGCGTCGATTTGCTCACCGATCCACATCAAGAACACGGTGCCCGACGTCATCACGAGCGTGCCAACCAGAATCCAACCAAAACTGCTGTATTCATCGAGCACGATGCCCTGACCTGTCACTTGTCCGCCCGCCAATCCTTTCAGCAGAAAGAAGCTTTGCAGCAGGCAAATGATAACAGTTGCATACCTAGTATATTCATTCAACTTCCGACGTCCGGACTCGCCTTCCTTCTGAAGTTGTTCCAACGGCGGATACACGGTGCCCAACAGCTGAAATACGATTGATGCGGTGATATAGGGCATAATGCCCAAACCGAAGATCGAACCGTTGGTGATGTTGGAGGCCGAAAAGACCTGCACCATCTTCAACATGTCACTCAAACCGCCACCGCCACCTGCTGCGGTCGCTTCGCGAATCGCATCGTGGTCAATAAACGGCAGCGTGATCGAAAACCCCATCCGATAAACTGCAAGCAACCCAAGGGTCAGCAGAATCTTCTGACGGAGTTCCGGTACACGGAATACTGTTAGTAATTTGGAGAACATATAGATCTCTCTGAAACTTCAATCCCTGCGAAGTTTCCACAGGCAACCGATGTCTGCTCCAGAATTAAACCAATTCAAACTTGCCACCAGCTGCGACAATTTTCTGTTCTGCACTCTTTGAAAAGCGGTGAGCTTTCACAGTGAACTTCTTAGAAAGTTCGCCGTCGCCCAATACCTTCAATGCGTCGTGTCGCCCTGGGATAAGTCCGCGTTTTACCAAAGACTCAATAGTGACGTCAGCCCCATCGTCAAACGCTTTCTCCAGCTGGCCAACATTGATGATGACTACTGTGTCAGCGAATGCAGCGTTATTGAAACCTCGCTTCGCGACGCGGCGAAACAAAGGCATCTGACCGCCTTCGAAACCCTGGCGACGTCGAGATCCCGACCGGCTAAAGTAGCCATTATGGCCGCGACCACTGGTCTTGCCGTGGCCTGATCCCGGACCTCGACCGATACGCTTGCGTGGCTTGCGTTTCTGAATACCTGTATGAACGTCATTCAAAATCATGACAATGAAACTCCCCGCAGTCGACTGACTTCTTCGCGTGTCTGTAGCTGCGACAACGCATCAAACGTCGCCTTTACCAAATTCAATGGATTTGGCGATCCGTAACTCTTTGTCAAGATATCAGTCATGCCCACGGATTCGAGCACCAGGCGAACGCATTCGCCGGCGATCACACCCGTACCGGGCTTCGCAGGTAACAGCAAAACTCGAGAGGCTCGATAGGTGCCGATTACCTGATGAGGAATCGTGCCTTCGACAATCGAAAAGCTCTGCTGTGACCGATTCGCAGCCTTCGTTGCTTTTTCAACGGCCAACGGTACTTCTTTAGCCTTGCCATACCCGTAGCCGACTCGGCCGTTTCGGTCACCAGTAACAACCAGTGCAGCGAAACTAAAACGTCGTCCACCTTTGACCACGCAGGCACAGCGACGGATTTGAATGACCGATTCGCCGGAATCGCGTTGTGAATCGTTTGAAGACACTCTGATACCTCAATCTCTACTGAACCGATACCGGCTTTAGAAAGTCAAACCCTGTGCACGTGCGGCTTCCGCCAACGCAGCCACGCGGCCATGATAACGAAACGGGCCGCGATCGAACACGACGGACTCAATGCCTTTTTCCTTGGCACGCTCACCGATGAGTTTCCCCACGGTTTCCGCCATCTCGCAGGTCCCAGCCACTTTTCCTGCGCCAGCAACAGCCGACTCGAGAGTGCTGGCCGCAACGAGTGTGCGTCCCTGTGCGTCATCGATAATTTGCGCGTAGATATGTCGGTTGCTCTTGAACACCGACAGTCGAGGCCGCCCATGCGCGTCACGTCTAACGCGGTTCCGAACTCGGAATCCACGTCGCTTTGAACGTTGCGCCAATCGCTTTTGAGTTTTCATTATCTTCAACCAACCTGATGTGCGATGCTCGCAGCACTATTTGGAACCAAAGGCTTTACCGGCTTTGCGGCGAACCTGCTCGTTTTCGTACCGAATGCCCTTACCCTTGTATGGCTCAGGCGGACGTACCGATCGAACATTTGCTGCAAACTGACCAACGGCCTGCTTGTCAGCACTTCGAACGATCACACTGGTAGGAGCTGGCACATCGACAGTGACGCCTTCCGGAACTTCCAGAACGACGGTGTTGGCAAACCCAACCTGCAATGAAAGTTTGTTACCAGCAAGTGACGCATTGTACCCGACGCCAACGATCGTCAATCGACGTTCGAAAGGCTTGGTGACGCCGTCCACCATATTCTGAACCAAGGTTCGCGTCAGTCCATGCAACGCTCGGTTTTCACGAGTGTCGTCCGGACGGTTCACCTGCACCAGTCGGTCACCATCATTGACGGTGATTGACATGTTGGGATGCGGGTCAAATCTCAGCTCACCCTTCGGTCCCTTAACATGGACTTGCTGGCCATTCATGGCCACTGCCACGTCGGCCGGAAAGCTGATAGGTTTTCTTCCAATTCGAGACATTGCTCAAATACCAGTTCTTGATTCGAATGAACGTGACGAAGGTAGGTCTACCACAACTGGCAGAGAAGTTCTCCACCCACACCTTGTTTGTGAGCTTCACGATTGCTTAGAACGCCGCTGGATGTCGACAAGATAGAAATGCCTAATCCCTGACGAACTTCCTGCATCTCCGACACTTTGACAAATACCCGTCGACCCGGCTTGCTGATTCGTTCGATGTGTTGAATTACGTGTTCGCCATTAGGGCCGTACTTCAAAGGAATTCGCAGCGTTGGAGCAGGCATTCCCTCTTCTTCGACGATCTCATGTTCCCAGACGTATCCTTCGCGTTCCAACGCCTGAACGAGTCGGACTTTCATCTTAGACGTCGGCATGTCGACGAACGGGCGTTCGACATGCATTGCGTTGCGAATACGGGTGAGCAGATCAGCTATCGGGTCGGTCATCATGAGACAGGTTACTCGACTAAAATATCTTGCCAGCCAGCGTCAATAACACGACGCGGAAAGGTACCGTTGAAAACGCCTACCAGCTCGCTTTACGAGCACCCGGAACAAGGCCGTCAAGGCACAAGTCGCGGAAGCAGATTCGGCACACTTTGAATTTGCGGTAAACAGCCCGGGGACGACCGCAAAGATTACACCGATGCTCAATCCGACTGCTGAACTTCGGTGTGCGTTTTGATTTTTCGATCTTTGCTTTACTTGCCATGTATCCGAACCAAACTCGGTGAGAGATTAACGATCTGAATCTTTGTTTTTGAACGGCATGCCGAAGGCTTTCAACAGTGAATGCCCTTCTTCATTGGTTGTCGCCGTCGTAACAATCGTGATGTTCATGCCCTGCGGCTGCGTGACTG
This DNA window, taken from Fuerstiella marisgermanici, encodes the following:
- the rpsM gene encoding 30S ribosomal protein S13, whose translation is MPRVLGVDIPNNKPTYIALTYLFGVGRVLAVNICYELGIDPQTRASDLSEDDVSRITNHLDKNYTVEGPLRRKVQQDIGRLREIQCYRGLRHRRGLPVRGQRTKTNARTRKGRKKTVAGKKGVKDMKH
- the rpmJ gene encoding 50S ribosomal protein L36 → MKVRSSVKRICEHCKTVRRRGRAYVICSANPRHKQRQG
- the rpsE gene encoding 30S ribosomal protein S5 — protein: MSSNDSQRDSGESVIQIRRCACVVKGGRRFSFAALVVTGDRNGRVGYGYGKAKEVPLAVEKATKAANRSQQSFSIVEGTIPHQVIGTYRASRVLLLPAKPGTGVIAGECVRLVLESVGMTDILTKSYGSPNPLNLVKATFDALSQLQTREEVSRLRGVSLS
- a CDS encoding type Z 30S ribosomal protein S14, encoding MASKAKIEKSKRTPKFSSRIEHRCNLCGRPRAVYRKFKVCRICFRDLCLDGLVPGARKASW
- the secY gene encoding preprotein translocase subunit SecY, which encodes MFSKLLTVFRVPELRQKILLTLGLLAVYRMGFSITLPFIDHDAIREATAAGGGGGLSDMLKMVQVFSASNITNGSIFGLGIMPYITASIVFQLLGTVYPPLEQLQKEGESGRRKLNEYTRYATVIICLLQSFFLLKGLAGGQVTGQGIVLDEYSSFGWILVGTLVMTSGTVFLMWIGEQIDAYGIGNGISLLIMAGILAQMPGTAGGFLTRFLDGGLQLGGGQGVEILLVLAVLFVAVIWGVVYITQGQRKIPIQSAKHVRGRKVMGGQRQWLPLRVNQAGVMPIIFASSLLLLPFFIFNQLAAIWHGNAVLDQLKQAFNPGQGFVYNLFYVILIYFFCYFWTAITFNPKDMSENLKDSGSFIPGYRPGGRTASHLEQVMMRITYVGAAFLAVIAVFPTVISTTLTGDYAIASFFGGTGLLIIVSVALDLVQKIDSHLVMRNYSGLLDTED
- the rpsH gene encoding 30S ribosomal protein S8 — protein: MMTDPIADLLTRIRNAMHVERPFVDMPTSKMKVRLVQALEREGYVWEHEIVEEEGMPAPTLRIPLKYGPNGEHVIQHIERISKPGRRVFVKVSEMQEVRQGLGISILSTSSGVLSNREAHKQGVGGELLCQLW
- the rplO gene encoding 50S ribosomal protein L15; this encodes MILNDVHTGIQKRKPRKRIGRGPGSGHGKTSGRGHNGYFSRSGSRRRQGFEGGQMPLFRRVAKRGFNNAAFADTVVIINVGQLEKAFDDGADVTIESLVKRGLIPGRHDALKVLGDGELSKKFTVKAHRFSKSAEQKIVAAGGKFELV
- the rplF gene encoding 50S ribosomal protein L6; this translates as MSRIGRKPISFPADVAVAMNGQQVHVKGPKGELRFDPHPNMSITVNDGDRLVQVNRPDDTRENRALHGLTRTLVQNMVDGVTKPFERRLTIVGVGYNASLAGNKLSLQVGFANTVVLEVPEGVTVDVPAPTSVIVRSADKQAVGQFAANVRSVRPPEPYKGKGIRYENEQVRRKAGKAFGSK
- the rpsK gene encoding 30S ribosomal protein S11 — translated: MAKGKTKKRVRRNVTKGVAFIKATFNNTIVTMTDINGDVLCWATAGTVGFKGSRKSTPFAAQRASETVAERAAKFGVKEIEIRVKGPGSGRESAITGLQSSGITVRSIEDVTPLPHNGCRPPKKRRV
- the rplR gene encoding 50S ribosomal protein L18, which translates into the protein MKTQKRLAQRSKRRGFRVRNRVRRDAHGRPRLSVFKSNRHIYAQIIDDAQGRTLVAASTLESAVAGAGKVAGTCEMAETVGKLIGERAKEKGIESVVFDRGPFRYHGRVAALAEAARAQGLTF